From a single Hemibagrus wyckioides isolate EC202008001 linkage group LG27, SWU_Hwy_1.0, whole genome shotgun sequence genomic region:
- the slc1a2a gene encoding excitatory amino acid transporter 2a, which yields MEKQVEVRMHECHFEAPAPPPGPACGGLCNKFMKNLLLALTVLGVIVGSVAGVLLRYASPLHPDIIMIIAFPGDILMRMLKMVILPLIISSLITGLAGLDAKSSSRLGTRAMVYYMSTTIIAAVLGVLLVLAIHPGHPKLRSNLGEGKKNDDVSTLDAFFDLIRNLFPENLVQACFQQIQTVTNKVEVSTPHHPHRFGRNSTKWAAKYVMKKSLQFKSGMNVLGIIGFFVAFGICMGKMGEKAKLMMDFFNILNEIVMRLVGMIMWYSPVGIACLICGKIISINDLEVVAKQLGMYMLTVIVGLIIHGGIFLPLIYFVIVRKNPFQFFMGVFQAWVTALGTASSAGTLPVTFRCLEENLGIDKRVTRFVLPVGATINMDGTALYEAVAAIFIAQMNGIKLGPGQIVTVSLTATLASVGAASIPSAGLVTMLLILTAVGLPTQDISLLVAVDWLLDRFRTSVNVIGDSYGAGIVYHLTKDELNMFDAQQIRTDDFEMTKSQSFYENNTNHGVYASYNSCPQVLIDDCKINLTPNGSPAVFSVTEEEPWTQE from the exons ATGGAGAAGCAAGTTGAGGTTCGAATGCATGAGTGTCACTTTGAAGCTCCAGCTCCTCCTCCAGGACCAGCATGTGGAGGTCTCTGTAATAAATTCATGAAGAACTTGCTTCTAGCACTCACAGTTCTTG gtgtgatTGTAGGTTCGGTGGCTGGCGTCCTTCTGCGTTATGCATCTCCACTTCATCCAGATATTATCATGATCATCGCTTTTCCTGGTGATATTCTCATGAGAATGTTGAAGATGGTGATTTTGCCTCTGATCATCTCCAGTTTAATCACAG GTCTGGCAGGTTTAGATGCCAAATCGAGCAGTCGTCTGGGCACCAGAGCCATGGTGTATTACATGTCCACAACAATCATTGCTGCAGTGCTGGGGGTGCTTTTGGTGCTGGCTATCCACCCGGGCCACCCCAAACTAAGATCCAACTTGGGAGAGGGCAAGAAGAACGATGATGTCTCCACATTAGATGCCTTTTTTGACCTTATACGAAATCTTTTTCCAGAGAATCTGGTACAGGCTTGCTTTCAGCAG ATCCAGACTGTTACAAATAAGGTAGAGGTgtcaacacctcatcatcccCATCGCTTTGGACGAAATAGCACCAAGTGGGCAGCAAAATATGTTATGAAGAAATCCCTTCAGTTCAAGAGCGGCATGAATGTGTTAG GGATCATTGGTTTCTTTGTGGCTTTTGGAATCTGCATGGGAAAGATGGGGGAGAAAGCCAAGCTGATGATGGACTTCTTCAACATTCTCAACGAAATCGTCATGAGGCTTGTCGGCATGATTATGTG GTATTCTCCTGTGGGGATTGCGTGCCTGATCTGTGGCAAGATCATTTCAATTAATGACTTGGAGGTGGTGGCCAAGCAGTTGGGGATGTACATGCTCACAGTCATTGTGGGTCTCATCATCCATGGTGGCATCTTTCTCCCACTGATATATTTTGTCATTGTTCGAAAGAACCCTTTCCAATTTTTTATGGGAGTATTTCAAGCTTGGGTGACTGCGTTAGGAACAGCTTCCAG TGCTGGTACGCTGCCTGTCACGTTTCGTTGCCTGGAGGAAAACTTGGGCATTGATAAAAGAGTTACTCGATTTGTGCTTCCTGTTGGTGCGACAATAAACATGGATGGCACAGCACTTTATGAAGCAGTAGCAGCCATTTTTATCGCACAGATGAATGGAATAAAACTTGGTCCTGGTCAGATTGTTACAGTAAG CCTGACGGCTACTCTTGCTAGTGTGGGAGCTGCCAGTATTCCCAGTGCTGGCCTTGTCACCATGCTGCTGATCCTCACTGCTGTGGGACTGCCCACCCAAGACATCAGCTTACTGGTCGCTGTTGACTGGCTTCT GGATCGCTTCCGAACATCAGTCAATGTTATTGGAGACTCTTATGGAGCGGGCATCGTGTACCACCTCACCAAAGACGAGCTTAACATGTTCGATGCCCAGCAGATAAGAACAGATGACTTTGAGATGACCAAATCACAATCCTTCTATGAGAATAACACAAACCATGGTGTATATGCCTCGTACAACTCCTGTCCACAAGTGCTAATAGATGACTGCAAG ATCAACTTGACCCCAAATGGCTCCCCTGCTGTCTTTTCCGTTACTGAGGAGGAACCTTGGACACAAGAATAA
- the cd44a gene encoding uncharacterized protein cd44a, with product MHTILLLVVTSGLVLLQTTQGLTANVDPDTDFIEEAMADGFIVGTKEPYKAEKTQDKNNGIMHDSLNPEANLSHFLKNSVPTETIAKNPEAITELTSENTKELPTNESATILITAGSIQITTLSPDENAEGSGIFPEWVLEKSSLNGLSMNMDGSGDSGMFLEILDETQDKDLQFTTTVRNSPDLKISTISTEENGESGMEPDASTSDWMTTTPAVILNEDVINNVEKPVEKSALNPAVEVSQSKPPQSEESAHEPNAQVKDGIPGWLLILALCLTVGAVICVFVGIGTKDMWYGPSKRCFNINSTESKKHEEYDKAATLPLSEKEMVALMSSQKSERNETDYSIINLEELPEKEYLM from the exons ATGCACACAATTCTGCTACTTGTGGTAACATCTGGACTGGTGTTACTTCAGACAACTCAGG GACTGACTGCAAATGTGGACCCAGATACAGACTTCATTGAAGAGGCAATGGCTGACGGTTTCATAGTCGGCACTAAAGAGCCATACAAAGCTGAGAAAACACAGGATAAAAACAATGGCATTATGCATGACTCACTAAACCCAGAGGCAAATCTATCCCATTTTCTGAAGAACAGTGTGCCAACAGAAACTATAGCCAAAAACCCAGAGGCTATTACCGAACTCACTAGTGAAAATACTAAGGAGCTTCCAACGAATGAAAGTGCTACTATTTTGATTACAGCTGGCTCAATACAAATCACCACATTGTCCCCGGATGAAAATGCTGAAGGTTCAGGTATCTTCCCGGAATGGGTTCTCGAAAAATCTTCCCTGAACGGATTGTCGATGAACATGGATGGTTCCGGTGACTCGGGCATGTTTCTGGAGATTCTCGATGAGACGCAAGACAAGGATCTCCAGTTCACCACCACTGTCCGTAATTCTCCAGATCTTAAAATCTCTACAATTTCAACAGAAGAGAACGGCGAATCTGGGATGGAGCCTGACGCTTCTACCTCAGATTGGATGACAACTACGCCAGCTGTTATTTTAAATGAAGATGTAATAAACAATGTAGAAAAACCTGTggaaaaaagtgctttaaatCCAGCAGTGGAAG TGTCCCAGTCCAAGCCACCTCAATCTGAGGAATCAGCACATGAACCTAATGCACAGGTCAAAGATGGCATACCAG GTTGGCTTCTCATCTTAGCATTATGCCTGACAGTTGGAGCTGTTATCTGCGTGTTTGTTGGGATCGGCACCAAAGACAT GTGGTATGGTCCTAGTAAGCGATGCTTCAATATCAACTCCACCGAGTCAAAGAAACATGAGGAATATGACAAAGCAGCGACCCTCCCCCTGTCAGAGAAGGAGATGGTGGCACTCATGAGCTCACAAAAGTCAGAGAGGAATGAAACAGACTATAGCATCATCAACCTTGAAGAACTTCCAGAAAAGGAATATCTGATGTAA